The Eubacteriaceae bacterium Marseille-Q4139 genome has a window encoding:
- the glmS gene encoding glutamine--fructose-6-phosphate transaminase (isomerizing): MCGIIGYCGPLDAQKLLLDGLTQLEYRGYDSAGIALFDEASNIHFIKKIGKVAALRVACTETPVSSHCGIGHTRWATHGGVTGENAHPHIVGDVVMIHNGIIENYHQLTENYHLQSALHSQTDTEVAAAALNAIYGIKKDPIASIRELLAEIKGSYAFCIMFADRPGEIYATRNVSPLVAAYTASGALIASDLTALLPYSRRYFVVPEGTIVKMTAYNITFCDLDGSRREPELLEASWNTDAAMKNGFDHFMLKEIHEQPEVFKKTILPRLNKGLPDFSDDGIPDDVFQNLDSIRVIACGTAMHAGMVARALIEPRLRIPVTVSIASEFRYEEPLINEKTLAIVISQSGETIDTLAALRLAKECGSPVLSIVNVKGSSIARESDYVLYTHGGPEIAVASTKAYTVQLAALYLVFCKMALVRGRYTEEQARTFTADLLDCAAAMEKMIGQKDSIRETAVRISASPDAFFIGRGMDYAFSLEGALKLKEISYIHAEAYAAGELKHGTIALITDGMPVIAIATQKHILAKTLSNIREVKARGAYVILLLGEETPLENGIADTVIRIPKTDDEFTVFPIAVVLQLIAYYASVQKGLDVDQPRNLAKSVTVE; encoded by the coding sequence ATGTGTGGAATTATTGGATATTGCGGCCCGCTGGATGCCCAAAAGCTATTGCTGGACGGGCTGACCCAGTTGGAATACAGGGGTTATGACAGCGCCGGCATCGCACTTTTTGACGAAGCCTCAAACATTCATTTTATCAAAAAAATCGGGAAAGTTGCTGCTCTGAGAGTCGCCTGTACGGAGACGCCGGTCTCCTCCCACTGCGGTATCGGACATACCCGTTGGGCAACTCACGGCGGCGTAACCGGCGAAAACGCCCATCCTCATATTGTCGGTGATGTTGTCATGATCCATAACGGCATCATCGAGAACTACCACCAGCTTACGGAAAACTACCATCTCCAGTCTGCTCTTCACTCCCAGACAGATACGGAAGTAGCGGCTGCGGCCCTCAATGCAATTTACGGCATAAAAAAAGATCCCATAGCATCCATCCGCGAGCTTCTGGCTGAAATTAAAGGCTCCTACGCCTTCTGCATCATGTTTGCCGACCGGCCAGGTGAAATCTATGCAACACGGAACGTAAGCCCCCTTGTGGCAGCCTATACGGCGTCTGGCGCACTCATCGCGTCGGACCTGACAGCTCTGCTTCCATATTCCCGCAGGTATTTTGTCGTCCCGGAGGGAACAATCGTAAAAATGACGGCTTATAACATCACGTTCTGCGATCTGGACGGAAGCCGCAGGGAGCCGGAACTTTTGGAGGCCTCCTGGAACACGGATGCTGCCATGAAAAACGGGTTCGACCATTTCATGCTGAAAGAAATCCATGAACAGCCGGAAGTCTTTAAAAAGACGATTCTTCCGCGGCTGAACAAAGGCCTCCCGGATTTTTCCGATGACGGAATCCCGGATGATGTGTTTCAGAATTTGGACAGTATCCGTGTCATTGCCTGCGGAACTGCCATGCATGCGGGAATGGTTGCCAGAGCTTTAATTGAACCGCGGCTTCGGATTCCTGTGACTGTCTCCATTGCATCAGAATTCCGATACGAAGAGCCGCTTATCAATGAAAAAACGCTGGCTATCGTGATTTCTCAGTCCGGTGAAACCATCGACACTTTAGCGGCTCTTCGCCTTGCGAAGGAATGCGGTTCGCCGGTTCTCTCCATTGTCAACGTAAAGGGCTCTTCCATCGCCAGGGAAAGCGACTATGTCCTCTACACACACGGCGGCCCGGAAATTGCTGTTGCCAGCACGAAGGCCTACACAGTCCAGCTTGCCGCTTTGTATCTTGTCTTCTGCAAAATGGCACTGGTGCGCGGAAGATATACAGAAGAACAGGCGAGGACATTCACGGCCGACCTTCTTGACTGTGCGGCAGCCATGGAGAAAATGATTGGCCAGAAGGACTCCATCCGTGAGACTGCCGTCCGCATTTCGGCTTCCCCGGATGCCTTCTTTATCGGCCGCGGCATGGATTATGCCTTTTCCCTTGAGGGCGCCCTGAAGCTAAAGGAGATTTCCTACATTCATGCAGAGGCATACGCCGCCGGAGAGCTGAAACATGGAACCATAGCCCTGATTACAGACGGTATGCCGGTGATCGCTATTGCCACACAAAAGCACATTCTGGCGAAAACGCTTTCCAACATACGTGAAGTAAAAGCGCGCGGTGCTTACGTCATCCTGCTGCTCGGAGAAGAAACTCCTTTGGAGAACGGCATTGCCGATACGGTGATACGCATCCCAAAAACAGATGACGAATTTACGGTATTCCCCATCGCTGTTGTCCTTCAGCTGATCGCTTACTATGCCTCTGTACAAAAAGGGCTTGATGTGGATCAGCCGCGGAATCTCGCAAAATCGGTGACCGTCGAATAG